The Listeria cossartiae subsp. cossartiae genome includes a region encoding these proteins:
- the mgsA gene encoding methylglyoxal synthase — protein MHIALIAHDEKKDLMVGFATAYKHLLEPHQLYATGTTGLRIIEATGLTVHRFKSGPLGGDQQIGARISENKMDLVIFLRDPLTAQPHEPDVTALIRLCDVYEIPLATNIGTAEILIRGLGAGFLDWRDLRRNDE, from the coding sequence ATGCATATCGCATTAATCGCGCACGATGAAAAAAAGGATTTGATGGTTGGATTTGCAACGGCATATAAACATTTGCTTGAACCGCATCAATTATATGCAACCGGGACTACAGGTTTACGAATTATCGAAGCAACAGGCTTAACGGTACATCGTTTTAAATCAGGCCCGCTTGGTGGAGATCAACAAATCGGCGCGCGTATTTCCGAAAATAAAATGGACCTCGTTATTTTCTTACGCGATCCATTAACCGCCCAGCCACATGAACCTGATGTGACGGCGCTTATTCGATTATGCGATGTATACGAAATTCCTTTAGCAACAAATATTGGTACAGCAGAAATTTTAATTCGCGGATTAGGAGCAGGTTTCCTCGATTGGCGAGATTTAAGACGGAATGATGAATAA
- a CDS encoding CCA tRNA nucleotidyltransferase — protein sequence MNDVFLKALPVLQKLTTAGFEAYFVGGSVRDYLLNRTISDVDIATSAFPEEVKEIFQSTYDTGIAHGTVTVRENKECYEVTTFRTEGTYEDFRRPSEVTFIRSLKEDLLRRDFTMNAIAMDEHFDLHDPFAGQLAIQHKEIKAVGKASERFHEDALRMMRAVRFLSQLDFELDKETENALGSQISLLQHTSVERITVEWIKMIKGPAVKRAIDLLIKVEMETYLPGLQGEKAALTEFASWNWAKRTTEEVIWLGLVVAVKPSNVTAFLKAWKLPNKTIQLVNKAFQDALGTKETWLTEELYHAGQPVFSLVNELNVLRGQEDKQQSLNQAYEALPIHSKKDLAITGADLLKWAGASAGPWVKETLDKLECAVLSSEINNEKNQIKRWLGYHEE from the coding sequence ATGAATGACGTTTTTCTAAAAGCGCTTCCTGTATTGCAAAAATTAACTACAGCGGGATTTGAAGCGTATTTTGTTGGCGGATCTGTCAGAGATTACTTGCTAAATAGAACGATTTCCGATGTGGATATTGCAACCAGTGCTTTCCCAGAAGAAGTAAAAGAAATTTTCCAATCAACCTACGATACCGGGATTGCGCACGGGACGGTTACCGTTAGAGAAAATAAAGAATGTTATGAAGTAACCACTTTTCGAACAGAAGGAACGTATGAGGATTTTAGGCGTCCAAGTGAAGTAACGTTTATTCGCTCGTTAAAAGAAGACTTACTACGCCGCGACTTTACGATGAATGCGATAGCGATGGACGAACATTTCGATTTACACGATCCATTTGCCGGACAATTAGCAATTCAACATAAAGAAATCAAAGCAGTTGGTAAAGCTTCCGAACGTTTTCATGAAGATGCTTTACGAATGATGCGTGCCGTACGCTTTTTGAGCCAGCTTGATTTTGAGCTTGATAAAGAAACGGAAAATGCTTTAGGAAGCCAAATATCCTTATTACAGCACACTTCCGTCGAACGAATCACGGTTGAATGGATCAAAATGATTAAAGGACCCGCAGTAAAACGAGCGATAGATCTACTTATAAAAGTCGAAATGGAAACATATTTGCCAGGCTTACAAGGGGAAAAAGCCGCGCTCACTGAATTTGCTAGCTGGAACTGGGCCAAACGGACAACCGAAGAGGTAATTTGGCTCGGACTAGTGGTTGCCGTGAAACCGAGCAACGTTACTGCGTTTTTAAAAGCTTGGAAACTGCCCAATAAAACTATTCAACTTGTAAACAAAGCCTTTCAAGATGCACTTGGTACGAAAGAAACATGGCTAACAGAAGAACTCTACCATGCTGGGCAACCAGTCTTTTCATTAGTCAATGAACTAAATGTCCTGCGTGGGCAAGAAGACAAGCAACAATCGCTTAACCAAGCATACGAAGCCCTGCCAATCCACTCCAAAAAAGACCTCGCAATTACTGGCGCTGATTTGTTAAAATGGGCCGGAGCTAGCGCTGGTCCTTGGGTAAAGGAAACACTTGATAAATTAGAGTGTGCTGTCCTTTCCAGCGAAATAAACAATGAAAAAAATCAAATCAAAAGGTGGCTTGGCTATCATGAAGAATAA
- a CDS encoding biotin--[acetyl-CoA-carboxylase] ligase yields the protein MKNNREKLLALFTESDGAYLSGQEIADSLGCSRTAVWKQMEALRKEGFEIEAVRNRGYRLSATAEQYTKDALLLGLETKFIGQHLEIHESVSSTQIIAHQQIEASPEGTVIVADEQTAGKGRLLRPWNSKKGEGIWMSVILKPQIPIQKVPQFTFIASLAITEAIENVTKLEPKIKWPNDIYIGKRKICGVLTEMQAEAETIHAVIIGMGINVNQQEFPEEIKDKASSLKLELGESISRKALLQEILVALEKYYELFLDKGFAPIKLLWETKAIPFGEKLTASTTKGKIHGQVKGISDEGVLLLQDSLGEVHSIYSADILLDNEK from the coding sequence ATGAAGAATAATCGAGAAAAATTGCTCGCGTTATTTACGGAAAGTGATGGCGCTTATTTATCCGGGCAAGAAATTGCGGATAGCCTAGGTTGCTCGCGTACTGCCGTTTGGAAACAAATGGAGGCGCTCCGCAAAGAAGGCTTTGAAATCGAAGCAGTCCGAAATCGTGGTTACCGTTTATCCGCAACAGCAGAACAGTACACGAAAGATGCGCTCTTACTCGGTTTAGAGACGAAATTTATCGGCCAGCATTTAGAAATACACGAGTCGGTGAGTTCGACACAAATCATCGCCCACCAACAAATCGAAGCAAGCCCTGAAGGAACCGTTATCGTAGCCGATGAGCAAACCGCTGGAAAAGGTCGCTTACTTCGCCCTTGGAATTCTAAAAAAGGGGAAGGCATTTGGATGAGCGTGATTTTAAAACCGCAAATCCCGATTCAAAAAGTACCGCAGTTCACTTTTATCGCCTCGCTTGCTATCACAGAAGCGATTGAAAATGTCACAAAACTAGAACCGAAAATCAAATGGCCCAATGATATTTACATCGGAAAACGCAAAATCTGTGGCGTATTAACAGAAATGCAAGCCGAAGCAGAAACCATTCATGCCGTTATTATTGGCATGGGCATCAACGTAAATCAACAAGAATTCCCCGAAGAAATCAAAGACAAAGCGAGTTCGCTGAAACTTGAACTAGGCGAAAGTATATCCAGAAAAGCGCTATTACAAGAAATTTTAGTCGCTTTAGAGAAATACTATGAACTTTTCCTTGATAAAGGATTTGCGCCAATCAAACTACTTTGGGAAACCAAAGCAATTCCCTTTGGCGAAAAACTAACCGCCAGCACAACCAAAGGCAAAATCCACGGACAAGTAAAAGGTATTTCTGATGAGGGCGTCCTGTTATTACAAGATTCGCTAGGCGAGGTTCATTCCATCTATTCTGCAGATATTTTGCTAGATAATGAAAAATAA
- the dinG gene encoding ATP-dependent DNA helicase DinG, translating to MKQKRYIVVDLETTGNQASREDRIIQFAACFVESGKRLETYSTFLNPEKPIPAFIQELTGISPKDVKNAPLFEDVAPIIANLLEDTIFVAHNVSFDWTFLEREMTRAGISLGKMKKLDTVELARIMYPGIDSYKLQDLSDEFNLGHDKPHRADSDAEVTADLLLLLLAKLENLPLPVIRQMTTISGSLKSYLPELLFEIEMRKERANQPLDPTFVEHRGLVIRKKEVQKPTYSRADLLEFPETDEAKMALFQKAGAPLYARSGQFEMMNLVFQAMKSGKHALIEAGTGIGKSLGYFLPAIYQAKQAELPVVISTYTNLLQAQLYEKDVPLLTKLTGFKVKASLLKGRDHYLNLFKFEQLLQEGDTQYDVVVTKLKLLVWLTETTTGDIDEVNLSSGGELFWNRMKHTGWFLSEKHDPWLAHDFYKFNIKQAKNADLVIVNHALLLNDHFSGRETLPKYAFAVIDEAHHFADSARTQGSFILSYRKLKYFLNQLGSLEKYSLLTRLAMAFPEADSLYDLDIAAMKLGEAVEEFFALLKMQLNVARKNLQEVVLVENSEKDAWNDKVYYAAEKVLYLLQESEKNMETLLAQGKREENELGEAESAFLEEMYAFLLDWKNMVKQLEQMLHKKSPILTIYLQADKNHSISSIRLKAVLMEVEPTLGKEFFAKKESVIMTSATLTVKGKFDYLRKSLGLEEEQIVEKRIPSPFDYKENARVMIPDDMPPIKDTPIERYTAELAKYIRHIAVKTKGRMLVLFTASDMLQKTYYHMKNEKSLEEYVVLAQGVSAGSAARLTKQFQMFDKAILLGTTSFWEGIDIPGEDLSCLVIVRLPFAPMDDPYTKAQISLRKERGENAFQTYSLPEAVLRFKQGFGRLIRRESDRGIVFVFDNRVDTTKFGKAFLESIPSAPILKGNQADLLEEVSEFFKEG from the coding sequence ATGAAACAGAAACGCTATATTGTCGTCGATTTAGAAACAACAGGAAATCAAGCTTCACGCGAGGACCGGATAATCCAGTTCGCTGCTTGTTTTGTCGAGTCCGGGAAACGGCTGGAAACATACTCTACCTTTTTAAATCCAGAAAAACCGATTCCTGCTTTTATTCAAGAATTAACGGGGATTTCTCCAAAAGACGTGAAAAATGCACCACTTTTTGAAGATGTAGCACCGATTATCGCAAATTTACTCGAAGATACTATTTTTGTAGCGCATAATGTTTCTTTTGATTGGACCTTTTTAGAAAGAGAAATGACGCGCGCGGGAATATCGCTTGGCAAAATGAAAAAACTTGATACCGTGGAATTAGCTAGAATAATGTATCCGGGTATTGATAGTTATAAATTACAAGATTTATCGGACGAATTTAATTTGGGGCATGACAAACCACACCGCGCGGATAGTGATGCGGAAGTAACGGCCGATTTGCTACTTTTATTATTAGCGAAACTAGAAAATTTACCATTACCAGTTATTCGGCAAATGACGACTATTTCTGGCAGTCTAAAAAGTTACTTACCGGAATTATTATTTGAAATCGAAATGAGAAAAGAACGAGCTAATCAGCCACTTGATCCAACTTTTGTGGAGCATCGCGGGTTAGTCATTCGTAAAAAAGAAGTCCAAAAGCCGACATATAGCAGAGCTGATTTACTTGAATTTCCGGAAACAGATGAGGCTAAGATGGCTTTATTCCAAAAAGCAGGGGCGCCGCTTTATGCTAGAAGTGGACAATTTGAAATGATGAACCTTGTTTTCCAAGCGATGAAGTCAGGCAAGCATGCGCTGATTGAAGCTGGAACGGGGATTGGGAAGTCGTTAGGGTACTTTCTACCAGCGATTTACCAAGCAAAACAAGCTGAATTACCGGTCGTCATTAGTACATATACGAACTTATTACAAGCCCAATTATATGAAAAAGACGTGCCACTTTTAACGAAATTAACAGGCTTCAAAGTAAAAGCGAGTTTACTTAAAGGGCGCGACCATTATTTGAACTTGTTTAAATTTGAGCAGTTGTTGCAAGAAGGGGATACGCAGTACGATGTGGTTGTTACGAAGCTAAAACTACTTGTTTGGCTGACGGAAACAACGACTGGCGATATTGATGAAGTGAATTTATCCAGTGGCGGGGAGCTATTTTGGAATCGAATGAAGCACACGGGCTGGTTTTTATCGGAAAAACATGACCCGTGGCTCGCACACGATTTCTATAAATTCAATATTAAACAAGCGAAAAATGCTGATTTAGTCATCGTCAATCATGCTTTACTACTTAACGACCATTTTTCTGGAAGGGAAACATTGCCTAAATATGCATTTGCCGTAATCGATGAAGCCCATCATTTTGCAGATAGTGCCCGCACGCAAGGCAGTTTTATTCTTTCATACCGCAAATTAAAATACTTTTTGAATCAGTTAGGTTCATTAGAAAAATATTCTCTTTTAACACGATTAGCAATGGCTTTTCCAGAAGCGGATAGTTTGTATGATTTAGATATTGCAGCGATGAAGCTAGGCGAGGCTGTGGAAGAATTCTTTGCGCTCCTAAAAATGCAGTTGAATGTTGCACGTAAAAACTTGCAAGAAGTAGTCTTAGTAGAAAACAGTGAAAAAGATGCTTGGAATGACAAAGTATACTACGCTGCCGAAAAAGTGTTGTACTTACTGCAAGAATCTGAAAAAAATATGGAAACATTATTAGCGCAAGGCAAACGGGAAGAAAACGAGCTAGGTGAAGCAGAAAGCGCCTTTTTAGAAGAAATGTATGCTTTTTTACTAGATTGGAAAAATATGGTGAAGCAGTTGGAGCAAATGTTGCATAAAAAATCACCTATTTTGACAATTTATTTACAAGCTGACAAAAACCATTCGATATCAAGTATCCGCCTGAAAGCAGTACTCATGGAAGTGGAGCCAACGCTTGGCAAAGAATTTTTCGCGAAAAAAGAAAGCGTGATTATGACCTCGGCAACGTTAACTGTCAAAGGAAAATTCGATTATTTACGGAAGAGTCTCGGTTTGGAAGAAGAACAAATCGTAGAAAAACGCATTCCTTCGCCATTTGATTACAAAGAAAATGCGCGCGTGATGATTCCGGATGATATGCCACCGATTAAAGATACGCCAATCGAGCGCTACACGGCGGAATTGGCTAAATATATTCGTCATATAGCGGTCAAAACAAAGGGGCGGATGCTCGTACTTTTCACCGCTTCCGATATGTTGCAAAAAACGTATTATCATATGAAAAATGAGAAATCGTTAGAAGAATATGTCGTTCTTGCGCAAGGTGTTTCAGCGGGAAGTGCGGCACGACTAACGAAGCAATTTCAAATGTTCGATAAAGCGATTTTACTTGGAACGACGAGTTTTTGGGAAGGGATTGATATTCCGGGTGAAGACTTATCCTGCCTCGTGATTGTGCGCTTGCCGTTCGCACCGATGGATGATCCTTATACGAAAGCGCAAATTTCACTTCGAAAAGAACGTGGTGAAAATGCCTTCCAAACCTACTCTTTACCAGAGGCAGTACTACGATTTAAACAAGGTTTTGGTCGATTGATTAGGCGAGAATCTGACCGCGGAATCGTCTTTGTTTTTGATAACCGGGTAGACACGACGAAATTCGGGAAAGCCTTTTTGGAATCTATCCCAAGTGCCCCAATTTTAAAAGGAAATCAAGCTGATTTATTAGAAGAAGTGAGCGAATTCTTTAAGGAAGGTTAA
- the panC gene encoding pantoate--beta-alanine ligase, protein MLIIRNKQELKEAILKQKQANKTIGFVPTMGFLHEGHMTLVSHARKENDFVVMSVFVNPTQFGPNEDFDAYPRDEAHDAELAEQGGVDILFIPTVEEIYPTELATKLHVVKRVSVLDGADREGHFDGVVTVLTKLFHLVNPDNAYFGQKDAQQVAVVSGLVEDYFFPVNLRIIATVREADGLAKSSRNVYLTETERQEAPAIHAALQMGRALIESGETDEQKIVQVMTNKINEQTSHEKIAYLALYAYPEFTPVTDWSKGIIIAAAVKYSKARLIDNELINVKRR, encoded by the coding sequence ATGTTAATCATTCGAAATAAACAAGAACTTAAAGAAGCAATTTTAAAACAAAAACAAGCAAATAAAACAATTGGTTTCGTGCCAACGATGGGCTTTTTACATGAAGGACATATGACACTTGTCAGCCATGCGAGAAAAGAGAACGATTTTGTCGTGATGAGCGTGTTCGTCAACCCAACCCAGTTTGGTCCAAATGAAGATTTTGATGCCTATCCACGAGATGAAGCGCACGATGCGGAGCTCGCGGAACAAGGCGGCGTAGATATTTTATTTATACCTACTGTAGAAGAAATCTATCCGACTGAATTAGCAACGAAACTCCATGTCGTTAAGCGTGTTTCGGTACTCGACGGAGCTGACCGAGAAGGCCATTTTGACGGCGTAGTAACGGTTTTAACGAAACTGTTTCATTTAGTAAATCCAGATAATGCCTACTTTGGTCAAAAAGATGCCCAGCAAGTAGCCGTTGTTTCTGGCTTAGTAGAAGATTACTTTTTCCCAGTGAACTTACGAATCATTGCTACTGTTAGGGAAGCGGACGGACTTGCCAAAAGCTCGCGCAATGTGTATCTAACAGAAACAGAACGTCAAGAAGCCCCAGCAATCCACGCCGCTTTACAAATGGGCCGAGCGCTTATTGAATCCGGCGAAACAGATGAGCAAAAAATCGTACAAGTAATGACAAACAAAATCAACGAGCAAACATCCCACGAGAAAATTGCTTATTTAGCGTTATATGCTTATCCCGAATTTACACCAGTAACAGATTGGTCCAAAGGGATAATTATTGCGGCGGCAGTGAAGTACTCGAAAGCTCGTTTAATCGATAATGAATTAATAAATGTGAAGAGGCGGTAA
- the dapB gene encoding 4-hydroxy-tetrahydrodipicolinate reductase, translating to MRVAVSGFKGRMGHEVVKTVLREADLELVAVLDHEPKEKNIREIVEFSSLDVPVYANLSEMLEEVKPDCVVDFTTPKVGYSNTKTILEHGVRAVVGTTGFTPEQISELRTIAESKKIGALIAPNFAVGAVLMMQFAQKAAKYFPNVEIIELHHDNKLDAPSGTAVKTAEMMAETREFVKQGAAEEVELIEGARGAEYEGMRIHSVRLPGLVAHQEVIFGAEGQGLTIRHDSYDRISFMSGVALSVRKTKELETLIYGLENILD from the coding sequence ATGAGAGTAGCAGTATCTGGATTTAAAGGAAGAATGGGACATGAGGTTGTTAAAACTGTTTTAAGAGAAGCGGACTTAGAGTTAGTGGCAGTACTTGACCACGAACCGAAAGAGAAAAACATTCGCGAAATTGTCGAGTTTAGCTCGTTAGACGTACCAGTTTATGCTAATTTAAGCGAGATGTTAGAAGAAGTAAAACCGGATTGCGTCGTTGATTTTACAACACCTAAAGTCGGGTATAGTAACACGAAAACAATTTTAGAACACGGTGTACGTGCGGTCGTTGGTACAACAGGCTTTACACCAGAACAAATTAGCGAACTAAGAACGATTGCGGAATCGAAAAAAATCGGTGCATTAATCGCGCCAAACTTTGCTGTAGGTGCGGTTTTAATGATGCAATTCGCGCAAAAAGCAGCTAAATATTTTCCGAACGTTGAAATTATTGAGCTACATCACGATAATAAATTAGACGCGCCAAGTGGTACGGCTGTAAAAACGGCGGAAATGATGGCGGAAACTCGCGAATTTGTTAAACAAGGTGCAGCCGAAGAAGTGGAGCTTATTGAAGGTGCAAGAGGTGCCGAATATGAAGGCATGCGTATCCATAGCGTCCGTTTACCAGGGCTTGTGGCGCATCAAGAAGTAATTTTCGGAGCAGAAGGACAAGGCTTAACAATTCGCCACGACTCCTATGACCGAATTTCCTTTATGTCTGGCGTAGCACTTTCGGTTCGTAAAACAAAAGAATTAGAAACACTTATTTATGGCTTAGAAAATATTTTAGACTAA
- a CDS encoding nucleotide pyrophosphohydrolase: MAKTMAEIQKEVDDFIGGFEEGYFSPLAMMARITEETGELAREINHYYGEKPKKTSEPTKTVAEELGDCLFVLTCMANSLDIDMEKAHDTVMAKFKERDKDRWTKKEEKAK; the protein is encoded by the coding sequence ATGGCGAAAACAATGGCAGAAATACAAAAAGAAGTGGATGATTTCATTGGCGGATTCGAGGAAGGTTACTTTTCCCCACTAGCAATGATGGCCCGAATTACCGAAGAAACGGGAGAATTAGCCAGAGAAATCAATCATTATTATGGTGAAAAACCGAAGAAAACAAGTGAACCAACCAAAACCGTTGCAGAGGAACTGGGCGACTGCCTGTTTGTCCTTACGTGTATGGCGAACTCACTTGATATCGATATGGAAAAAGCACACGACACGGTCATGGCGAAGTTTAAAGAACGCGATAAAGATCGTTGGACAAAAAAGGAGGAAAAAGCAAAATGA
- the panB gene encoding 3-methyl-2-oxobutanoate hydroxymethyltransferase, whose protein sequence is MKRPVDFFAMKENGEKITMITAYDYPSAKNVEQAEADMILVGDSLGMVVLGYDSTVPVTIADMIHHTKAVKRGAANTFVVTDMPFMTYHGSVDETIQNARKIIQESGAHAVKLEGAGEVVNKIARLTEAGAPVVAHLGLTPQSVGLTGSYKVRAKSSQEAQELIDNALAVEAAGAIALVLEAIPRQLAEKVTKALSIPTIGIGAGVETDGQVLVYHDIIGYGITRRAKFVKAYADIDETIEPALASYVKEVKAQAFPEVKHSFTMAEEDLKGLYGRE, encoded by the coding sequence ATGAAGAGACCAGTAGATTTTTTTGCTATGAAAGAAAACGGAGAGAAAATCACGATGATTACCGCTTATGATTATCCTTCTGCCAAGAACGTAGAGCAAGCCGAAGCAGATATGATTTTAGTCGGTGATTCACTTGGAATGGTAGTATTAGGCTACGATTCAACGGTACCAGTAACGATTGCTGACATGATTCATCATACAAAAGCTGTGAAGCGCGGGGCCGCGAATACATTTGTTGTTACTGATATGCCATTCATGACATACCACGGATCAGTGGATGAAACAATCCAAAACGCACGTAAGATTATTCAAGAAAGTGGCGCACATGCAGTCAAATTAGAAGGCGCAGGAGAAGTCGTGAACAAAATTGCTCGTTTAACAGAAGCCGGTGCTCCGGTTGTTGCTCACCTAGGTTTAACACCACAAAGCGTTGGTTTAACAGGAAGCTATAAAGTTCGTGCCAAATCCTCACAAGAAGCGCAAGAGTTAATTGATAATGCGTTAGCAGTTGAAGCGGCGGGAGCAATTGCACTTGTGTTAGAAGCCATTCCTCGTCAACTAGCGGAGAAAGTAACAAAAGCACTTTCTATCCCAACAATTGGTATCGGAGCAGGCGTGGAAACAGACGGCCAAGTCCTTGTCTATCATGATATTATTGGTTACGGAATTACTCGCCGTGCTAAATTCGTGAAGGCTTATGCAGATATTGATGAAACAATCGAACCAGCACTGGCAAGCTATGTCAAAGAAGTAAAAGCACAAGCATTTCCAGAAGTGAAACATAGCTTTACGATGGCCGAAGAAGACTTAAAAGGCCTTTATGGAAGGGAATAG
- a CDS encoding thioredoxin family protein produces the protein MKKILLLLALITVVLTLGACGDNKKETEEKANQTEKESSTFLNTISTKDFKQKMADKTTGFVYVGRPTCEDCQAFQPILKKELEKRQPDQKMAYYNTDKASEKSRDDMITLLKEMDIDSVPTMVYLKDGKVVSTYAATDEPEKLTKWMNKVSKEV, from the coding sequence ATGAAGAAAATCCTATTACTATTAGCGCTAATTACCGTCGTTCTTACGCTCGGAGCATGTGGCGATAATAAAAAAGAAACCGAAGAGAAGGCGAACCAAACCGAAAAAGAAAGTTCGACCTTTTTAAATACCATTTCCACCAAAGATTTCAAACAAAAAATGGCCGATAAAACAACTGGATTTGTTTACGTTGGCCGCCCAACATGCGAAGACTGCCAAGCGTTCCAACCAATCCTAAAGAAAGAACTGGAAAAAAGACAACCAGATCAAAAAATGGCTTACTACAACACGGATAAAGCATCCGAAAAAAGCCGCGATGACATGATTACCCTTTTAAAAGAGATGGATATTGATTCTGTCCCAACAATGGTTTATTTAAAAGATGGAAAAGTAGTATCTACCTACGCAGCAACAGACGAACCGGAAAAATTAACCAAATGGATGAATAAAGTGAGTAAAGAGGTCTAA
- the panD gene encoding aspartate 1-decarboxylase, with protein MFRTMMNGKIHRATVTEANLNYVGSITIDSAILEAVDMLPNEKVQIVNNNNGARIETYIIPGEPGSGVICLNGAAARHVQVGDVVIIMSYGMFTAEEAKAHEPKIVVLDEKNHIEMVLPEEKAHTTL; from the coding sequence ATGTTTAGAACAATGATGAATGGCAAAATTCACCGAGCGACTGTAACAGAAGCCAATCTGAATTATGTAGGAAGTATTACGATTGATTCTGCTATTTTAGAAGCGGTGGATATGCTTCCAAACGAAAAAGTCCAAATTGTAAATAATAATAATGGGGCAAGAATTGAAACATATATTATTCCAGGTGAGCCGGGTAGTGGTGTTATTTGCCTAAACGGTGCAGCAGCTAGACACGTTCAAGTAGGCGACGTAGTTATTATCATGAGCTACGGCATGTTTACTGCGGAAGAAGCAAAAGCACATGAACCAAAAATCGTCGTATTAGATGAAAAAAATCATATTGAAATGGTACTTCCAGAAGAAAAAGCGCATACGACTTTATAA